A window of the Brassica oleracea var. oleracea cultivar TO1000 chromosome C1, BOL, whole genome shotgun sequence genome harbors these coding sequences:
- the LOC106292281 gene encoding probable transcriptional regulator RABBIT EARS: MHGGAWMWNHSKNEELEDDDESWEVKAFEQDTKGNIYGTTWPPRSYTCNFCRREFRSAQALGGHMNVHRRDRASKAHQGPAVRSGGGSGGGRTTFLSSCVPPSTTLIIQSTASNSEGLSHFNQLQNPNGMFGNSSDMVNFYGTTPFPSSNLEFSLLNSSVEVPPRLIQYPTGDDEKAGSMKETTRTSVNEPDLELRLGHRPP; the protein is encoded by the coding sequence ATGCACGGTGGTGCATGGATGTGGAATCATAGCAAAAACGAAGAATTGGAGGATGATGATGAATCTTGGGAAGTGAAAGCTTTCGAGCAAGACACTAAAGGCAACATCTATGGTACCACTTGGCCTCCAAGATCTTACACTTGCAATTTCTGCCGCCGTGAGTTCCGTTCTGCTCAAGCCTTAGGCGGTCACATGAATGTCCACCGCCGTGACCGTGCCTCTAAGGCTCATCAAGGTCCTGCGGTTAGAAGCGGTGGCGGCAGCGGAGGCGGTAGGACAACGTTTCTCAGTTCTTGTGTTCCACCGTCGACAACGCTTATAATCCAATCCACGGCGAGTAACAGTGAAGGCTTGTCCCACTTCAACCAATTGCAAAACCCTAATGGCATGTTTGGTAATTCCAGTGATATGGTGAATTTTTATGGTACTACGCCGTTTCCTTCGAGCAACCTTGAGTTTTCGTTGTTGAACTCGTCGGTAGAGGTTCCTCCTAGGCTTATACAATATCCGACAGGAGATGATGAGAAAGCTGGCTCGATGAAAGAGACGACGAGAACATCAGTGAATGAGCCTGATCTTGAACTTCGACTAGGGCACAGGCCACCGTGA
- the LOC106311717 gene encoding acetylornithine deacetylase, with product MESVGSLNKDSFVSLLSKLIGESKFVQNNPPELIPQEDRIVNHVLDSLRPYSTETGGGPLVINHVAYHSGRGNLIVEYPGSVPGKILSFVGMHMDVVTANPDEWEFDPFSLSIDGDKLRGRGTTDCLGHVALVTELMKRLGETKPALKSSVVAVFIASEENSSIPGVGVDMLVKDKLLDKLKSGPLFWIDTADKQPCIGTGGMIPWKLHFSGKLFHSGLAHKAINAMELGMEGLKEIQSRFYRDFPPHPQEKVYGFATPSTMKPTQWSYPGGGINQIPGECTVSGDVRLTPFYDVKEVMKKLQEYVDDINTNVENLATRGPVSKYVLPDGTYVEGSLTLSFDEASAGVACNLDSRGYHVLCNATKEVVGHVKPYSITGTLPLIRDLKDEGFDVQTSGFGLMATYHAKNEYCLLTDMCQGFDVFVRIISQLEQD from the exons ATGGAATCCGTAGGCTCTCTTAACAAAGACTCATTCGTTTCACTCTTATCGAAACTCATCGGCGAATCCAAGTTCGTCCAAAACAATCCGCCGGAGCTCATCCCGCAAGAGGATCGAATCGTAAACCACGTCCTCGATTCTCTCCGTCCTTACAGCACAGAAACTGGTGGTGGTCCTCTTGTGATCAATCATGTGGCGTATCACTCAGGAAGAGGCAACCTCATCGTGGAGTACCCAGGATCTGTCCCCGGAAAGATCTTGTCTTTCGTCGGAATGCACATGGACGTCGTCACCGCCAATCCCGACGAATGG GAGTTTGATCCTTTCTCGCTGAGCATAGATGGTGATAAGCTTCGAGGCCGTGGGACTACGGATTGTCTTGGTCACGTTGCTCTTGTGACTGAGCTCATGAAGAGGCTCGGGGAGACTAAACCGGCGTTGAAATCATCGGTGGTGGCGGTTTTTATTGCTAGTGAAGAGAACTCTTCGATTCCAGGTGTTGGTGTGGACATGCTGGTTAAAGACAAGCTTCTCGATAAGCTCAAATCCGGACCATT GTTTTGGATTGATACGGCGGATAAGCAGCCGTGTATTGGAACGGGTGGTATGATTCCTTGGAAGCTTCATTTCAGTGGAAAGCTTTTCCACAGCGGTTTAGCTCACAAG GCGATTAACGCTATGGAGTTAGGAATGGAAGGGCTTAAAGAAATTCAATCCCGGTTCTACAGAGACTTTCCTCCTCACCCACAAGAGAAAGTTTATGGTTTTGCGACGCCATCCACCATGAAGCCAACACAATGGAGCT ATCCTGGAGGAGGAATCAATCAAATCCCTGGAGAATGTACCGTCTCCGGTGATGTCAG GTTGACTCCTTTCTATGA CGTGAAGGAAGTGATGAAGAAGCTGCAAGAGTATGTAGACGACATAAACACTAACGTCGAGAATCTCGCAACCCGTGGTCCTGTATCCAAGTACGTATTACCAGATGGGACTTACGTGGAAGGTTC GCTAACGTTAAGCTTTGATGAAGCATCAGCTGGAGTTGCATGTAATCTTGATTCCCGCGGCTATCACGTTCTTTGCAACGCAACCAAAGAAGTCGTCGGGCACGTGAAGCCTTACTCAATCACCGGTACTTTGCCTCTTATCCGAGACCTGAAG GACGAAGGTTTCGATGTGCAAACTTCAGGATTCGGCCTCATGGCTACATATCATGCAAAGAATGAGTACTGTCTTCTTACAGACATGTGCCAAGGCTTTGATGTCTTCGTTAGGATCATTTCTCAACTTGAACAAGACTAA
- the LOC106311706 gene encoding uncharacterized protein LOC106311706 — MGLPLLTCSTTRVAFSSSSLSSSSSSSWFKSSDRSYRHYESPASSRSELRKRSGKRSSLSLEKSRGVKASSSGQSSGEVIDDGDAAAAARSVAVPSGDVTSVGSFGSGVLAGPSGEVTSVGEFVGGSGGDWDKIGAVVRLSYGIGIYCGMAVAGRFICEVAGIDYTGGFNASLDAIIAGLGYASPPIMALLFILDDEVVKVSPHARAIRDVEDEELRGFFHGMSAWQFILVVAASSVGEELFYRAAFQGALADIFLRGTDLISDPRGMVALTGLLPPFVPFAQAFAAAITAALTGSLYYIAASPKDPTYITAPVLKTPSARDELKQLFAAWYERRQMKKIYSPLLEGLLGLYLGFEWIQTNNLLAPIITHGIYSAVVLGNGLWKLHHHQQRLRLRVHKLETEGDNNSSR, encoded by the exons ATGGGTCTTCCTTTGTTGACTTGTAGTACGACAAGAGTCGCTTTCTCCTCTTCTTCTTTGTCTTCGTCTTCGTCTTCGTCATGGTTCAAGAGTAGTGATCGTAGTTATAGGCATTACGAGTCTCCGGCGAGTTCGAGATCGGAGCTTCGGAAGCGTAGCGGGAAGAGAAGCAGTCTTTCGTTAGAGAAGTCGAGGGGAGTTAAAGCGTCTTCGTCGGGACAGAGTAGCGGCGAAGTGATCGACGACGGGGATGCGGCGGCGGCGGCAAGAAGTGTAGCTGTGCCTTCGGGAGATGTAACGTCGGTGGGAAGCTTCGGCAGCGGGGTGTTAGCTGGACCGTCGGGAGAGGTGACGTCAGTCGGGGAGTTTGTCGGTGGAAGCGGCGGAGATTGGGATAAGATCGGTGCTGTTGTTAGGCTGAGTTACGGAATCG GAATATACTGTGGAATGGCTGTGGCGGGAAGGTTTATATGTGAAGTAGCAGGAATCGATTACACAGGAGGTTTTAATGCTTCTTTAGATGCTATTATCGCTGGTCTTGGTTATGCTTCTCCACCTATCATGGCTCTTCTCTTCATTCTTGAT GATGAAGTTGTGAAAGTGTCGCCGCACGCTCGTGCCATTAGAGATGTTGAAGATGAGGAGCTTCGTGGCTTCTTCCATGGAATGTCAGCTTGGCAG TTTATCTTAGTAGTTGCTGCAAGTTCGGTGGGAGAGGAGCTCTTCTATCGCGCTGCGTTTCAGGGTGCACTAGCTGATATATTCCTAAGAGGCACAGATCTCATCTCAGATCCTCGAGGAATGGTCGCTTTG ACTGGACTATTGCCTCCGTTCGTACCGTTTGCTCAAGCGTTTGCAGCCGCTATTACCGCCGCTCTCACTGGCTCTCTCTATTACATTGCTGCTTCACCTAAAGACCCGACTTATATAACGGCACCCGTCTTGAAAACTCCTTCTGCCCGTGACGAGCTCAAGCAGTTGTTTGCAGCGTGGTACGAGAGGAGACAGATGAAGAAGATCTACTCTCCTCTTCTTGAAGGGCTTTTGGGTCTGTACTTAGGCTTTGAATGGATTCAG ACAAACAACCTTCTTGCTCCTATCATCACACATGGCATATACTCGGCTGTTGTATTGGGTAATGGACTCTGGAAGCTTCACCATCACCAGCAAAGACTGCGCCTCCGGGTACATAAGCTTGAAACTGAAGGTGACAACAACAGTTCAAGATAG